From the Ctenopharyngodon idella isolate HZGC_01 chromosome 3, HZGC01, whole genome shotgun sequence genome, one window contains:
- the LOC127508195 gene encoding ecto-ADP-ribosyltransferase 5-like: MLLFVEALLLISAALAQDHRTAAAEGQIFPLDMAEKSVDDCYVGCKKNMSCLVETELLERELNNSTKFRMVWQDAEKNHEPPADNLTENHSIAIHVYTNSRVDIYQELNDAVYSDKQQYKDSTYTWYSLQFLLTEAIQILKESQNGCKSTYRGTNDEYDKNVLNKQVRFGLFSSSSLEIKPTKPYGNVSCFEIYTCEGADVSKYSTFPEEKEVLIPPYEKFNVIDVKTIIDYKDLWCETVFVLESTGVRSDLNCALLNRPTESIRKS; encoded by the exons ATGCTGCTGTTCGTTGAAGCTCTTCTTCTCATTTCAGCTGCTCTAGCACAG GATCACAGAACTGCTGCTGCTGAAGGACAGATATTTCCACTGGATATGGCAGAGAAATCTGTTGATGACTGTTATGTTGGTTGCAAAAAGAACATGTCATGTCTGGTTGAGACAGAATTGCTAGAAAGGGAACTCAATAACTCAACTAAATTCAGAATGGTTTGGCAAGATGCTGAAAAAAATCATGAGCCTCCTGCAGATAACTTGACAGAGAATCATTCAATCGCCATTCACGTTTACACTAACTCACGTGTTGATATATATCAGGAGTTAAATGATGCTGTTTATAGTGATAAACAACAATACAAAGACAGTACATACACATGGTATTCACTTCAGTTTTTGCTGACAGAAGCGATACAGATTCTGAAGGAATCACAAAATGGATGCAAGTCAACTTATCGTGGAACAAATGATGAATATGATAAGAATGTTCTGAACAAACAGGTTCGGTTTGGCCTGTTTTCATCCTCCTCTCTTGAAATTAAACCAACAAAGCCTTAtggaaatgtatcttgttttgaGATCTACACTTGTGAAGGTGCTGATGTGTCAAAATATTCTACATTTCCTGAGGAGAAAGAGGTGCTGATTCCTCCGTACGAGAAGTTTAATGTCATTGATGTCAAGACAATAATAGATTATAAAGATCTCTGGTGTGAAACTGTGTTTGTGTTGGAAAGCACTGGAGTAAGAAGTGACCTGAACTGTGCTCTACTCAACAGACCAACCGAGTCTATAAGAAAAAGTTGA